A window of the Odocoileus virginianus isolate 20LAN1187 ecotype Illinois chromosome 20, Ovbor_1.2, whole genome shotgun sequence genome harbors these coding sequences:
- the SLC22A31 gene encoding putative solute carrier family 22 member 31 isoform X2, whose product MEPEVRVLRLAGGFGRARCLLAAASWLPCVALGLALGSELLLTALPAHHCGSDPARAPSACLPLSYPESVPRAGSYDSRPCSRGWYYAQPAADLLRSPVTQRNLVCEDDWKLPLEQVDHLLGWLLGCVLLGPGCDWFGRRAVFVGSLVLATGLGAGEALVASFPALLILRLLRGGALAGASLALYVARLELCDPPNRLAFSMGAGLFSVVGILLLPGLALLAQDWHLLQGLSALTTGLLLLFWGAGRAVRGMPPAPAPLGPGTPAHTRHLEECTHPGLQLISGGIRASFLHSLVPSDPSFYWPYFLVAGLEAAATIFLLLTVDLWGRRSVLLLSTLILGLASLLLLAGAQYLPSWTVLFLSVLGLLASQAVSALSSLFSAEVFPTVIRGAGLGLVLGAGFLGQAAAPLTKMHGRHGFFLQHVVFTSFALLALLCILLLPESRGRALPQSLQDADRLHRSPLLRGCPHQDLLPLLPASLPGAGTQLVQEG is encoded by the exons ATGGAGCCCGAGGTGCGGGTGCTGCGCTTAGCCGGCGGCTTCGGCCGGGCCCGGTGCCTCCTAGCCGCCGCTTCGTGGCTGCCGTGCGTGGCGCTGGGGTTGGCGCTGGGCTCGGAGCTCCTGCTCACCGCGCTGCCGGCGCACCACTGCGGCTCAGACCCCGCGCGCGCCCCGAGCGCCTGCCTGCCGCTAAGCTACCCGGAGTCCGTGCCCCGCGCTGGCTCCTACGACTCTCGGCCCTGCTCACGCGGCTGGTACTACGCGCAGCCCGCCGCCGACCTGCTGCGCAGCCCGGTCACCCAG AGGAACCTCGTGTGTGAGGATGACTGGAAGTTACCCCTGGAGCAGGTGGACCACCTCCTGGGCTGGTTGCTGGGCTGTGTCCTCCTGGGCCCAGGCTGTGACTG GTTTGGCCGCCGGGCTGTGTTTGTGGGCTCCCTGGTGCTGGCCACGGGCCTGGGGGCCGGTGAGGCCCTGGTTGCCAGCTTTCCCGCCCTGCTGATTCTGCGGCTGCTTCGGGGCGGGGCCTTGGCAGGGGCCTCCCTTGCCCTCTATGTGGCTC GCCTGGAGCTGTGTGACCCCCCAAACCGCCTGGCATTCTCCATGGGGGCTGGCCTCTTCTCAGTGGTGGGCATACTGCTGCTGCCTGGCCTGGCCTTGCTCGCCCAGGACTGGCACCTCTTGCAAGGACTGAGCGCCCTGACAACGGGACTGCTGCTGCTCTTTTGGGG AGCTGGACGTGCTGTGCGAGGGATGCCCCCAGCCCCGGCACCACTCGGTCCTGGAACTCCGGCACACACACGTCACCTGGAAGAATGCACTCATCCTGGGCTTCA GCTCATCAGTGGGGGCATCAGAGCCAGCTTCCTGCACAGCCTGGTCCCAAGTGATCCCAGCTTCTATTGGCCCTACTTCCTGGTGGCTGGCCTGGAGGCAGCAGCCACCATCTTCCTGCTCCTGACAGTGGATCTCTGGGGGCGCCGCTCAGTCCTGCTGCTGAGCACCTTGATCCTGGGCCTGGCATCCCTGCTGCTCCTTGCAGGGGCCCAGT ACCTGCCCAGCTGGACGGTGCTGTTCCTCTCTGTCCTGGGGCTCTTGGCCTCCCAGGCCGTGTCTGCCCTCAGCAGTCTCTTTTCAGCTGAGGTCTTCCCCACAGTGATCAG GGGGGCCGGGCTGGGCCTGGTGCTGGGAGCTGGGTTCCTAGGCCAGGCAGCCGCCCCGCTCACCAAAATGCACGGCCGGCATGGCTTCTTCCTGCAACATGTGGTCTTCACATCTTTCGCTCTCCTTGCCCTGCTGTGCATCCTGCTGCTGCCAGAGAGCCGCGGCCGCGCGCTGCCCCAATCACTGCAGGATGCTGACCGCCTGCACCGCTCCCCGCTCCTCCGGGGCTGCCCACACCAAGACCTTCTGCCCCTGCTGccagcctccctccctggggCAGGGACACAGCTGGTCCAGGAGGGGTGA
- the SLC22A31 gene encoding putative solute carrier family 22 member 31 isoform X5 yields MGAGLFSVVGILLLPGLALLAQDWHLLQGLSALTTGLLLLFWGFPAVFPESPCWLLATGQPARARRILWHFAKASSVDPEDSREEESSLAKELDVLCEGCPQPRHHSVLELRHTHVTWKNALILGFSSLISGGIRASFLHSLVPSDPSFYWPYFLVAGLEAAATIFLLLTVDLWGRRSVLLLSTLILGLASLLLLAGAQYLPSWTVLFLSVLGLLASQAVSALSSLFSAEVFPTVIRGAGLGLVLGAGFLGQAAAPLTKMHGRHGFFLQHVVFTSFALLALLCILLLPESRGRALPQSLQDADRLHRSPLLRGCPHQDLLPLLPASLPGAGTQLVQEG; encoded by the exons ATGGGGGCTGGCCTCTTCTCAGTGGTGGGCATACTGCTGCTGCCTGGCCTGGCCTTGCTCGCCCAGGACTGGCACCTCTTGCAAGGACTGAGCGCCCTGACAACGGGACTGCTGCTGCTCTTTTGGGG GTTTCCAGCTGTGTTCCCCGAGTCTCCCTGCTGGCTGCTGGCCACAGGGCAGCCGGCCCGAGCCAGGAGGATCTTGTGGCACTTTGCCAAAGCCAGCAGTGTGGACCCTGAGGACAGCAGGGAGGAGGAAAGCTCCCTGGCTAAGG AGCTGGACGTGCTGTGCGAGGGATGCCCCCAGCCCCGGCACCACTCGGTCCTGGAACTCCGGCACACACACGTCACCTGGAAGAATGCACTCATCCTGGGCTTCAGTTC GCTCATCAGTGGGGGCATCAGAGCCAGCTTCCTGCACAGCCTGGTCCCAAGTGATCCCAGCTTCTATTGGCCCTACTTCCTGGTGGCTGGCCTGGAGGCAGCAGCCACCATCTTCCTGCTCCTGACAGTGGATCTCTGGGGGCGCCGCTCAGTCCTGCTGCTGAGCACCTTGATCCTGGGCCTGGCATCCCTGCTGCTCCTTGCAGGGGCCCAGT ACCTGCCCAGCTGGACGGTGCTGTTCCTCTCTGTCCTGGGGCTCTTGGCCTCCCAGGCCGTGTCTGCCCTCAGCAGTCTCTTTTCAGCTGAGGTCTTCCCCACAGTGATCAG GGGGGCCGGGCTGGGCCTGGTGCTGGGAGCTGGGTTCCTAGGCCAGGCAGCCGCCCCGCTCACCAAAATGCACGGCCGGCATGGCTTCTTCCTGCAACATGTGGTCTTCACATCTTTCGCTCTCCTTGCCCTGCTGTGCATCCTGCTGCTGCCAGAGAGCCGCGGCCGCGCGCTGCCCCAATCACTGCAGGATGCTGACCGCCTGCACCGCTCCCCGCTCCTCCGGGGCTGCCCACACCAAGACCTTCTGCCCCTGCTGccagcctccctccctggggCAGGGACACAGCTGGTCCAGGAGGGGTGA
- the SLC22A31 gene encoding putative solute carrier family 22 member 31 isoform X1, which translates to MEPEVRVLRLAGGFGRARCLLAAASWLPCVALGLALGSELLLTALPAHHCGSDPARAPSACLPLSYPESVPRAGSYDSRPCSRGWYYAQPAADLLRSPVTQRNLVCEDDWKLPLEQVDHLLGWLLGCVLLGPGCDWFGRRAVFVGSLVLATGLGAGEALVASFPALLILRLLRGGALAGASLALYVARLELCDPPNRLAFSMGAGLFSVVGILLLPGLALLAQDWHLLQGLSALTTGLLLLFWGFPAVFPESPCWLLATGQPARARRILWHFAKASSVDPEDSREEESSLAKELDVLCEGCPQPRHHSVLELRHTHVTWKNALILGFSSLISGGIRASFLHSLVPSDPSFYWPYFLVAGLEAAATIFLLLTVDLWGRRSVLLLSTLILGLASLLLLAGAQYLPSWTVLFLSVLGLLASQAVSALSSLFSAEVFPTVIRGAGLGLVLGAGFLGQAAAPLTKMHGRHGFFLQHVVFTSFALLALLCILLLPESRGRALPQSLQDADRLHRSPLLRGCPHQDLLPLLPASLPGAGTQLVQEG; encoded by the exons ATGGAGCCCGAGGTGCGGGTGCTGCGCTTAGCCGGCGGCTTCGGCCGGGCCCGGTGCCTCCTAGCCGCCGCTTCGTGGCTGCCGTGCGTGGCGCTGGGGTTGGCGCTGGGCTCGGAGCTCCTGCTCACCGCGCTGCCGGCGCACCACTGCGGCTCAGACCCCGCGCGCGCCCCGAGCGCCTGCCTGCCGCTAAGCTACCCGGAGTCCGTGCCCCGCGCTGGCTCCTACGACTCTCGGCCCTGCTCACGCGGCTGGTACTACGCGCAGCCCGCCGCCGACCTGCTGCGCAGCCCGGTCACCCAG AGGAACCTCGTGTGTGAGGATGACTGGAAGTTACCCCTGGAGCAGGTGGACCACCTCCTGGGCTGGTTGCTGGGCTGTGTCCTCCTGGGCCCAGGCTGTGACTG GTTTGGCCGCCGGGCTGTGTTTGTGGGCTCCCTGGTGCTGGCCACGGGCCTGGGGGCCGGTGAGGCCCTGGTTGCCAGCTTTCCCGCCCTGCTGATTCTGCGGCTGCTTCGGGGCGGGGCCTTGGCAGGGGCCTCCCTTGCCCTCTATGTGGCTC GCCTGGAGCTGTGTGACCCCCCAAACCGCCTGGCATTCTCCATGGGGGCTGGCCTCTTCTCAGTGGTGGGCATACTGCTGCTGCCTGGCCTGGCCTTGCTCGCCCAGGACTGGCACCTCTTGCAAGGACTGAGCGCCCTGACAACGGGACTGCTGCTGCTCTTTTGGGG GTTTCCAGCTGTGTTCCCCGAGTCTCCCTGCTGGCTGCTGGCCACAGGGCAGCCGGCCCGAGCCAGGAGGATCTTGTGGCACTTTGCCAAAGCCAGCAGTGTGGACCCTGAGGACAGCAGGGAGGAGGAAAGCTCCCTGGCTAAGG AGCTGGACGTGCTGTGCGAGGGATGCCCCCAGCCCCGGCACCACTCGGTCCTGGAACTCCGGCACACACACGTCACCTGGAAGAATGCACTCATCCTGGGCTTCAGTTC GCTCATCAGTGGGGGCATCAGAGCCAGCTTCCTGCACAGCCTGGTCCCAAGTGATCCCAGCTTCTATTGGCCCTACTTCCTGGTGGCTGGCCTGGAGGCAGCAGCCACCATCTTCCTGCTCCTGACAGTGGATCTCTGGGGGCGCCGCTCAGTCCTGCTGCTGAGCACCTTGATCCTGGGCCTGGCATCCCTGCTGCTCCTTGCAGGGGCCCAGT ACCTGCCCAGCTGGACGGTGCTGTTCCTCTCTGTCCTGGGGCTCTTGGCCTCCCAGGCCGTGTCTGCCCTCAGCAGTCTCTTTTCAGCTGAGGTCTTCCCCACAGTGATCAG GGGGGCCGGGCTGGGCCTGGTGCTGGGAGCTGGGTTCCTAGGCCAGGCAGCCGCCCCGCTCACCAAAATGCACGGCCGGCATGGCTTCTTCCTGCAACATGTGGTCTTCACATCTTTCGCTCTCCTTGCCCTGCTGTGCATCCTGCTGCTGCCAGAGAGCCGCGGCCGCGCGCTGCCCCAATCACTGCAGGATGCTGACCGCCTGCACCGCTCCCCGCTCCTCCGGGGCTGCCCACACCAAGACCTTCTGCCCCTGCTGccagcctccctccctggggCAGGGACACAGCTGGTCCAGGAGGGGTGA
- the SLC22A31 gene encoding putative solute carrier family 22 member 31 isoform X3 has protein sequence MEPEVRVLRLAGGFGRARCLLAAASWLPCVALGLALGSELLLTALPAHHCGSDPARAPSACLPLSYPESVPRAGSYDSRPCSRGWYYAQPAADLLRSPVTQRNLVCEDDWKLPLEQVDHLLGWLLGCVLLGPGCDWFGRRAVFVGSLVLATGLGAGEALVASFPALLILRLLRGGALAGASLALYVARLELCDPPNRLAFSMGAGLFSVVGILLLPGLALLAQDWHLLQGLSALTTGLLLLFWGLISGGIRASFLHSLVPSDPSFYWPYFLVAGLEAAATIFLLLTVDLWGRRSVLLLSTLILGLASLLLLAGAQYLPSWTVLFLSVLGLLASQAVSALSSLFSAEVFPTVIRGAGLGLVLGAGFLGQAAAPLTKMHGRHGFFLQHVVFTSFALLALLCILLLPESRGRALPQSLQDADRLHRSPLLRGCPHQDLLPLLPASLPGAGTQLVQEG, from the exons ATGGAGCCCGAGGTGCGGGTGCTGCGCTTAGCCGGCGGCTTCGGCCGGGCCCGGTGCCTCCTAGCCGCCGCTTCGTGGCTGCCGTGCGTGGCGCTGGGGTTGGCGCTGGGCTCGGAGCTCCTGCTCACCGCGCTGCCGGCGCACCACTGCGGCTCAGACCCCGCGCGCGCCCCGAGCGCCTGCCTGCCGCTAAGCTACCCGGAGTCCGTGCCCCGCGCTGGCTCCTACGACTCTCGGCCCTGCTCACGCGGCTGGTACTACGCGCAGCCCGCCGCCGACCTGCTGCGCAGCCCGGTCACCCAG AGGAACCTCGTGTGTGAGGATGACTGGAAGTTACCCCTGGAGCAGGTGGACCACCTCCTGGGCTGGTTGCTGGGCTGTGTCCTCCTGGGCCCAGGCTGTGACTG GTTTGGCCGCCGGGCTGTGTTTGTGGGCTCCCTGGTGCTGGCCACGGGCCTGGGGGCCGGTGAGGCCCTGGTTGCCAGCTTTCCCGCCCTGCTGATTCTGCGGCTGCTTCGGGGCGGGGCCTTGGCAGGGGCCTCCCTTGCCCTCTATGTGGCTC GCCTGGAGCTGTGTGACCCCCCAAACCGCCTGGCATTCTCCATGGGGGCTGGCCTCTTCTCAGTGGTGGGCATACTGCTGCTGCCTGGCCTGGCCTTGCTCGCCCAGGACTGGCACCTCTTGCAAGGACTGAGCGCCCTGACAACGGGACTGCTGCTGCTCTTTTGGGG GCTCATCAGTGGGGGCATCAGAGCCAGCTTCCTGCACAGCCTGGTCCCAAGTGATCCCAGCTTCTATTGGCCCTACTTCCTGGTGGCTGGCCTGGAGGCAGCAGCCACCATCTTCCTGCTCCTGACAGTGGATCTCTGGGGGCGCCGCTCAGTCCTGCTGCTGAGCACCTTGATCCTGGGCCTGGCATCCCTGCTGCTCCTTGCAGGGGCCCAGT ACCTGCCCAGCTGGACGGTGCTGTTCCTCTCTGTCCTGGGGCTCTTGGCCTCCCAGGCCGTGTCTGCCCTCAGCAGTCTCTTTTCAGCTGAGGTCTTCCCCACAGTGATCAG GGGGGCCGGGCTGGGCCTGGTGCTGGGAGCTGGGTTCCTAGGCCAGGCAGCCGCCCCGCTCACCAAAATGCACGGCCGGCATGGCTTCTTCCTGCAACATGTGGTCTTCACATCTTTCGCTCTCCTTGCCCTGCTGTGCATCCTGCTGCTGCCAGAGAGCCGCGGCCGCGCGCTGCCCCAATCACTGCAGGATGCTGACCGCCTGCACCGCTCCCCGCTCCTCCGGGGCTGCCCACACCAAGACCTTCTGCCCCTGCTGccagcctccctccctggggCAGGGACACAGCTGGTCCAGGAGGGGTGA
- the SLC22A31 gene encoding putative solute carrier family 22 member 31 isoform X4 — translation MEPEVRVLRLAGGFGRARCLLAAASWLPCVALGLALGSELLLTALPAHHCGSDPARAPSACLPLSYPESVPRAGSYDSRPCSRGWYYAQPAADLLRSPVTQRNLVCEDDWKLPLEQVDHLLGWLLGCVLLGPGCDWFGRRAVFVGSLVLATGLGAGEALVASFPALLILRLLRGGALAGASLALYVARLELCDPPNRLAFSMGAGLFSVVGILLLPGLALLAQDWHLLQGLSALTTGLLLLFWGFPAVFPESPCWLLATGQPARARRILWHFAKASSVDPEDSREEESSLAKELDVLCEGCPQPRHHSVLELRHTHVTWKNALILGFSSLISGGIRASFLHSLVPSDPSFYWPYFLVAGLEAAATIFLLLTVDLWGRRSVLLLSTLILGLASLLLLAGAQYLPSWTVLFLSVLGLLASQAVSALSSLFSAEVFPTVIREPRPRAAPITAGC, via the exons ATGGAGCCCGAGGTGCGGGTGCTGCGCTTAGCCGGCGGCTTCGGCCGGGCCCGGTGCCTCCTAGCCGCCGCTTCGTGGCTGCCGTGCGTGGCGCTGGGGTTGGCGCTGGGCTCGGAGCTCCTGCTCACCGCGCTGCCGGCGCACCACTGCGGCTCAGACCCCGCGCGCGCCCCGAGCGCCTGCCTGCCGCTAAGCTACCCGGAGTCCGTGCCCCGCGCTGGCTCCTACGACTCTCGGCCCTGCTCACGCGGCTGGTACTACGCGCAGCCCGCCGCCGACCTGCTGCGCAGCCCGGTCACCCAG AGGAACCTCGTGTGTGAGGATGACTGGAAGTTACCCCTGGAGCAGGTGGACCACCTCCTGGGCTGGTTGCTGGGCTGTGTCCTCCTGGGCCCAGGCTGTGACTG GTTTGGCCGCCGGGCTGTGTTTGTGGGCTCCCTGGTGCTGGCCACGGGCCTGGGGGCCGGTGAGGCCCTGGTTGCCAGCTTTCCCGCCCTGCTGATTCTGCGGCTGCTTCGGGGCGGGGCCTTGGCAGGGGCCTCCCTTGCCCTCTATGTGGCTC GCCTGGAGCTGTGTGACCCCCCAAACCGCCTGGCATTCTCCATGGGGGCTGGCCTCTTCTCAGTGGTGGGCATACTGCTGCTGCCTGGCCTGGCCTTGCTCGCCCAGGACTGGCACCTCTTGCAAGGACTGAGCGCCCTGACAACGGGACTGCTGCTGCTCTTTTGGGG GTTTCCAGCTGTGTTCCCCGAGTCTCCCTGCTGGCTGCTGGCCACAGGGCAGCCGGCCCGAGCCAGGAGGATCTTGTGGCACTTTGCCAAAGCCAGCAGTGTGGACCCTGAGGACAGCAGGGAGGAGGAAAGCTCCCTGGCTAAGG AGCTGGACGTGCTGTGCGAGGGATGCCCCCAGCCCCGGCACCACTCGGTCCTGGAACTCCGGCACACACACGTCACCTGGAAGAATGCACTCATCCTGGGCTTCAGTTC GCTCATCAGTGGGGGCATCAGAGCCAGCTTCCTGCACAGCCTGGTCCCAAGTGATCCCAGCTTCTATTGGCCCTACTTCCTGGTGGCTGGCCTGGAGGCAGCAGCCACCATCTTCCTGCTCCTGACAGTGGATCTCTGGGGGCGCCGCTCAGTCCTGCTGCTGAGCACCTTGATCCTGGGCCTGGCATCCCTGCTGCTCCTTGCAGGGGCCCAGT ACCTGCCCAGCTGGACGGTGCTGTTCCTCTCTGTCCTGGGGCTCTTGGCCTCCCAGGCCGTGTCTGCCCTCAGCAGTCTCTTTTCAGCTGAGGTCTTCCCCACAGTGATCAG AGAGCCGCGGCCGCGCGCTGCCCCAATCACTGCAGGATGCTGA